Proteins found in one Triticum urartu cultivar G1812 chromosome 4, Tu2.1, whole genome shotgun sequence genomic segment:
- the LOC125550977 gene encoding cyclin-T1-3-like, with the protein MDIMQTSDSSQYGVVENSPYRFPYNKRVEDGNLGASWYFSRKEIEENSLSRRDGISLKKESFLRKSYCTFLQDLGVRLKVPPVTIATAIVFCHRFFLRQSHAKNDRLTVATVCMFLAGKVEETPIPLKDVILISYEIIHKKDPGAVARIKQKEVYEQQKKLLLIGERAVLVTLDFDFNVHHPYKPLVEAIKKLKIAQKELAQVAWSFVNDGLCTSLCLQFKPQHIAAGAIFLAAKFLKVKLPADGEKVWWQDFDVTPWQLEEVSNQMMELYGPPPSQGNDTKSSSAGLANQHALEKAPGAAEEPPAHKNHSASRQPSLPDCHGHSQHDPERQGSNQRIAQTEERDGTATSNEGLNTSPSAMDAVEKINKDHQNVAHTAEDTEEGGLCHSLEPGNPKRKEHRSHDHSGERDLKRLRS; encoded by the exons ATGGATATCATGCAGACAAGTGATTCTTCCCAATATGGAGTTGTAGAAAACAGCCCATATAGATTTCCCTATAATAAACGTGTGGAAGATGGCAACCTTGGTGCTTCGTGGTATTTTAGTAGAAAAGAAATAGAGGAGAATTCCCTTTCAAGAAGAGATGGCATTAGTCTGAAGAAGGAGTCTTTCCTTCGCAAGTCATACTGCACTTTTCTTCAAGATCTGGGAGTGAGGCTTAAAGT GCCTCCAGTGACAATTGCTACAGCTATTGTATTCTGTCATCGTTTTTTCCTTCGACAATCTCATGCCAAAAATGATAGACTG ACAGTAGCCACAGTTTGCATGTTCTTGGCGGGTAAAGTTGAAGAAACACCCATACCCCTGAAGGATGTCATACTAATTTCTTATGAGATCATCCACAAAAAGGATCCTGGTGCTGTTGCTCGAATTAAGCAAAAG GAAGTCTATGAACAACAGAAGAAACTTCTTTTAATTGGGGAGCGTGCTGTGCTTGTAACACTTGATTTTGACTTCAATGTGCATCACCCATACAAGCCCTTGGTTGAAGCAATAAAAAAACTCAAGATTGCTCAAAAGGAACTTGCTCAAGTTGCCTGGAGTTTTGTCAATGATGG GCTGTGTACATCTCTTTGCCTGCAATTTAAGCCCCAACATATTGCGGCCGGCGCAATCTTCCTTGCTGCGAAGTTCCTTAAAGTCAAGCTTCCAGCAGATGGTGAGAAGGTCTGGTGGCAAGATTTTGATGTAACCCCGTGGCAGTTGGAAG AGGTTAGCAACCAAATGATGGAGCTCTATGGGCCACCACCGTCTCAAGGGAATGATACTAAAAGCAGCTCTGCAGGTTTAGCCAATCAACATGCCCTGGAGAAAGCTCCTGGAGCTGCTGAGGAGCCTCCTGCGCATAAAAATCATTCAGCATCCAGACAACCGAGCTTGCCAGACTGCCATGGACATAGCCAGCATGACCCTGAAAGGCAAGGCTCAAACCAGAGGATAGCACAAACCGAAGAGAGGGATGGCACTGCCACTAGCAATGAAGGCCTCAATACGTCGCCATCAGCGATGGATGCAGTGGAAAAGATAAACAAGGATCATCAGAACGTCGCTCACACGGCAGAGGACACCGAGGAGGGCGGGCTGTGCCATTCTCTCGAGCCCGGCAATCCAAAGCGGAAGGAGCACAGGAGCCACGATCACAGCGGCGAGAGGGACCTTAAGAGGTTGAGGTCATAA